TTCCCGTCGCCGAGGCAGCGCGCTTCACACTGGAACGCGCTCGCGCTGGCGCAGACACGATCTCGGTCACGGGAAACGTGTTGCGCGACTACCTGACCGACCTTTTTCCGATCCTCGAACTCGGCACGAGCGCAAAGATGCTCTCGATCGTCCCGTTGATGAACGGGGGAGGGCTGTTCGAGACGGGCGCCGGAGGTTCGGCACCCAAGCACGTGACGCAGTTCCTCAAAGAGAACCACCTGCGCTGGGATTCGCTGGGTGAGTTCCTCGCGCTTGCGGTGTCGCTCGAGATGCTCGCCGAGAAGACTGACAACGCCCAGGCCAAGATCCTCGGCGAGACCCTGGATCGCGCCACCGGCAGCGTGCTCGAGAACGGCCATTCGCCGTCACGCAAGGTCGGCGAGCTGGATAATCGCGGCAGCCACTTTTATCTTGCGCTCTACTGGGCGCAGGAGCTTGCTGCCCAGGCTGACGACCCAGAGCTTGCGGCCCGGTTCACGGCAGTTGCTGAACGGCTCGCTGGCGACGAGGAAGCGATCGTGGCCGAGCTCAACGGCGCGCAGGGACCGAGTGTGGAAATCGGCGGGTATTACCACCCGGACGAAGACCGAACGGTCGCCGCGATGCGTCCGAGCGAGACGTTCAACGCGGCACTCGCGGCACTCGCTGGCTGACCTCGAGCTCTACTCACAAGTAGCCCTCAGCTGAAGCTGGCTGGGCAGGCATACGAATACATTTCCGCAATTCTGTTGCGAACCTCCGGGAATGCCGTTATACCTACTAGTGATGGGGAGAGGCACAACCGCTTTGCGTGGGGATGGATTCCTCGCGCGGCGCCTCGAGCGTGCGTTTGACATGGTCCTGCGCCGGCGCGTGGGCATGCGCGACTGGGTGCTCGCGGTGACAGTCGTCTCGATCGCTCAGCTCAGCGGCGTGAACGCGATCGGCTGGGTTCCCTTTTTTGTTCTTCTTCTCGTGGCTTTAAGTGCACTCTGCTCGTGGGGATACGTGTTTCCGCGGCTGGCCCCGACCAAGGCGCTGCAGCTTGAGGCGTGGATGAACGCCGGGACTGCTCTTGCCGCGCTGTTTCTTGTGAGTGTGAGCCGGGGGCCCGAAAGCCCGTACATCTTCTTCTATGCCCTGCTGATCGTCTTCGTGGCAGCATTTGTCGAGAGCTCGCGCGCCCGAATCGCATTGTTCGCCCTGGCCTCGGTCTGTGCGCTTGCGCCGATTGCATACGACTGGGACGAGGCAGTTTCATCGGCCTTCATCCCGACGATTGTGATCGCAGTCGCGGTCTGGCTTGCGGCCGCCGCGCTGATCGCTCTGAAGCGCGTTTCGGCGGTCAACGCCGAGCTTGAGGCGCGTCGACTCGGCTTCGTGGATCCCCTCACGCGAGCGGCGAACCGGCGAGCTGCAGGTCTATATTGCGACGACTTGTCCGCCGAAGAGATCCCATTCGCTGTTGCGATCGTTCGCGTCGCAGGAATCGACGAGATCAACCGCACGCTTGGCCACTTCGTGGGCGACGAGGTGATCCGCCGGGTTGTGCTGGCGATGCGCGATGCAAGCATCGAGGTCGACCAGGTCGCCCGACTCGGCGGCGCAGAGTTTGTTGTGATCCTTCCCGGTGCTGATATTGCCGGAGCCGAACGTTGGCGGACGCGCTTCCATGAACGTCTCGAGATCTCCAACGCGATGACAGACGACGGCGCGCGCGTTTCGGGAAGCGTCGGCTGCGCCGCGAGCGCCGTCTCTGGAACGAGGCTGAACGACTTGCTCGCGGCTGCCGACGAAGACTCCGAGGCGATCGCAGAGCGCGATGTGCCCACAAGCGGAGTCCCCGCGCTGCCAGCCGAGCGTGCCGAACGACTGCGCGCCCAGATGGAATCCCAGGCGGACGCCGACCGGCGCTCCGTGCTCGCGAGTATCGATGCCCCGACTGGCGTCGCCATGTCTGCCGGCGCGGCGATTCTTGTCGGCGCGGCGGTCGCGGTTACCGGTGGGGCTTCGAGCATTCTTTTCAGCTTTGCGATCCTTGTCGTCGCGTACTTTGGAACCTTCGGTTCGCGCCGCGAGATGCTGTTTGCAACGGTTGCGATGCTCGTCTCTGGGCTTGCTGCAGTGATCGCCAACACGCCAGTTTCCAACACCGAACAGACACGAGTACTGACGATCCTTGCAACGATCGCCGTGCTCGCAGACACCGTGCAGCGCAACAGTCGAAAGCTGACAATCTCCGAACGTCGCGCGGCCGAACTCTCGCTCGTGGACCCGCTCACCGGATTGGCCAACCGCACGGCATTCGAGCGCGACCTGGCGGCGATGGTGCCGCGTAACGCCGGCACCAACCAAGCTCGCGAGCTGAAGATCGACGGACCGCCGGCGGTGGTCGCCCTGGACTTCGCAAACTTTCAGTTCGCGCGGCAGCGGCTTGGACACAGCGGGGCGGACCTGCTGCTCGTCGAGGTCGCCGAAACGCTTCGAGACTCACTCGCTGGCGTCGGCACGGTCTACCGCATCGGCGGAGATGAGTACGCAACGATCATCCGGTCGCACCACATGCAACACGTCGACGCAGTCGGCGCGCGCTGCGCCGACGCGCTCCGAGCGCTCGATGGCGACGGCCGCTACGCCGACCAGGGTGTCGGAATCGAGTTTCACGTCGGCGGCGCGATTTGGAGCGACGGCATGACTGCGGCGGACCTCGCGGCGGCCGCGATTTCCCAGCAATCGGCCGTCGTACCGGCCCCGGGATTTGAGTCTGTGGTCAGTTAGCGAGCGCGCGGGATGTTCGCGAACTTGGAGTAGTACGGGTCGACGCCGGCCTGCACGACCAGTGCGCGACCAGTGTCTTCGCTCGCGAGCACGCGTAGCGCGGCATCGGCGACTGTGCGCGGCTCGATGATCGGTACGCCAGCGCTCGTAAGTGCTTCTCGAACCCCAGTGATGATTGCGGTATCCGCGAAGCCGGGACAGATCGCGTTCACGCGGATGCCCTCGTGGGCGTGGGCCGGTCCAAGGGCACGTGCGAGCGCAACCACGGCCGCCTTGTTTGCGCCGTAGACGGGCTGCGGAGCCATCGCTGCGAGGCCGGCAAGTGAAGCTGTCGCGAGCACCGATCCTCCGCCCGACTCGATCAGGGCTGGCCTGGCGGCATGAAAGCCGTAGACAACTGCGTCGAGGTTGATCGACATCGCCCAGCGGTACGCCTCCGGGTCGAAATCGTCGCCGAGCGAGAAGGGGCTCTCGATACCGGCGTTCAGCAACACAAGATGCAGTCCGCCGAAGCGATCGGTCGTCTTGGCAATCACATCGGCGTTTGCCGCGGCGTCGGTCACGTCGAGCGGCTCGAATGCGCAGCCGAGATCCTCGGCCACGGCGTTGCCGTTCACCTCGTCGATGTCGGCGATCATCACGATCGCGTCCTGCTCGAGTAGTGCCTCCGCGAATGCCTTGCCGAGGCCATTCGCGCCACCTGTGACCAACGCGACCTTGCCGCGCAGCGCGCCGTCCTCGAGCGCTGGAGGTGTCTCGACCTCTCGTGCCTTGGAGCTCGCCGCTTCCATGCGCCAGATACTACGCGCGGCGCCCATGCCGGAGCCTGCGCCGCTGGTGGGGTAGCGTTCGCCGCGGTGATAGCGCGAGCGACAGCACTCAAGTCTCTGGAGTCCCAAGAGTTTGACGTCCTTGTGATCGGCGGCGGCGTCACCGGCGCCGGGATCGCGCTCGACGCCTCAAGTCGCGGCTACGACGTCGCGCTGATTGAGCGCGACGACTTCGCCTGCGGGACCAGCAGCCGGTCCTCGAAGATGGTCCACGGCGGCCTGCGATACCTGCAGAACTTCGACATCGCGCTCGTGCGCGAGGCGTTGATAGAGCGGCGAATTCTCTCGCGGCTCGCCCCGCACCTGGTCTGGCCCACGCCATTTCTCGTCACGGCGTTCGAGGGCGAGCGGATCGATCGAAAGATCGGCGTTGGCTTGAACATGTACGACGCGATGCAGCGTGGGCAGGCGAGCAGCAAGTCTGATCAGCAGCGCCGCGCGGACTTGGCGGGCAGTTCGCTGAAGGCATATCGGGCTGAGTTCGAGGAGGCTGAGTGGACTCCCGAGCGCCACCGGATGATCGATGGCGACGAGGTCAAGCAACGTGTCCCTGCGCTCGCCGGTCGCGACCCTAGGTCTGCCTATCTCTTCTATGACTGTCAGACCGATGACGTTCGGCTCGTACTGACGATTCTCGGCGAGGCCGAGCGTTACGGCGCCCTTCTCGCCAATGATGTCTCCGCAGAGGAAATCCTCGAGGCGGGCGCCGAAGTCGTCGGCGTCCGCGCGCGCGACGTGCAGAGCGGCTCCGAGTTCGACATTCGTGCGCGCCACGTCGTGAACGCGACTGGAGTGTGGGCAGATCAACTCAAGCCCGACGACGCCCGCGAGACCGACGTTCCGGTGATCAAGCCGAGTCGCGGCACACACCTGACCTTTTCACAGGAGGACCTTCCACTGCGCAAGACCGCCGTGGTGGTGCCCGCGGGCGAGGGCCGGATGATGTTCACGCTTCCGTGGATGGGCCGCACGCTGGTCGGCACGACTGACGTCAACTACGAGGGCGATCTGTCGCATGTCGCGCCGCCGATCGACGACGTCGAGTACATCCTCGGTGCACTCAATGACTTCTTCGGCACAGAGTTGACCCCGGCCCACATCACCGGTGCCTACGCGGGTGTACGACCGCTGATCTCGACCGGCGATCCCAAGAAGTCGGTCGACATCTCACGAACATCCGAGATGTACGAAACGCCGAGCGGGATGATCACGATGACCGGCGGAAAGCTGACAACCTGGCGCCCGATGGCCGAGCAGGTTGTTGATCGCCTGGTCGCGCGCGACCGCCGCGAGGCTCCGTCTCGTACGGAGGAGGTACCGCTCGGGCTGCCGATCGATCCGGCCGAAATGCCGGTTGCGCCAGGAATAGAGGAGGACGTAGCGACGCATCTCGCGGCTCGCTACGGATTTGCCGCAGGGCAGATCATCTCGATGGTTCGTGCCGACCCCGCTCTGGGCGAACCGATCGTCGCAGGCATGCCCGATCCGCTCGCCGAAGTTCTGATGGCAGTGCGCAACGAGCAGGCGCAATCGATCGGGGACGTTCTGCTGCGACGCACGCGTTTGGGCCTGCTGAGCGCGCGCGAACTGATCGCGGGCGGGGGAGACGTCCCGATGGCCGTCGATCACATATGCCGGGTGATGGGCGAAGAGCTCGGTTGGGATGAGGCTCGCCGGACCAACGAGTGCCAGGAGTGGGAACGCGTGGCGGTCGCCGAGGGGATCCTGCCCTAAGCGTCGTGGGACGTCCGGTTCCAGAACCGGATCGTCGGCACATCGTGTTCGAACGACAGAGCGCTCGCGGCAGCCGTCGACAGCATCAGCCGCTCTCCGCCGGTGATCGGCAGCTCAAGCCAGCGCGCCGCCAGCGAACGCAGAATGTGGCCGTGTGCGAAGACGATCGCGTCGCCGGTTCCGCCGGAGGCCTGAGCCATCAACTCCTCGACGATGCGGTCGCAGCGCGCAGCTACAACCTCGGGCGATTCGCCTCCCGGGCAGCCATCACGCCAGAGATTCCAACCTGGGTTGATCGCTTGAATCTCGAGCGAGGTCAACCCTTCGTAGTCGCCGTAGTCCCATTCGCGCAGATCCTCGCGCAGCTGCGAGCGCTCTCGCAGCCCGACGCGCGCGGAAGTCTCCGTGGCACGAATCAGCGGACTGGACAGGACCAGGTTGTAATGGTGTCCACTGACAAAGGGGATCATCGCCTCGGCTTCGCGCTCGCCCTCGGGGGTGAGCGCGATGTCTGTGTTCCCGGTGTGGCGTCCACTGAGGCTCCATTCGGTCTGGCCGTGGCGCATCAGAATCGCCTCGAACTTTGAGTACTCGCTCACGCATGCAGCTTCACAGAATCGACGGATGGCCGCGCAGGACGACCTTCCAAATGCGCTCAGTGCCTTAGAGTTGCGTGAAGGATGAATGACGAGCTGCTTGAGCGATCGCTGCGGGAACATCTCGGGCTCGTGCCGAGGCCGCGCTGGCACCCGTATCTGATGGGAATCGTCAATGCCACCCCCGACTCCTTTTCCGATGCGCCCGGCAAGAAGTCGCTAGAAGACTGTGTCGAACTCGCTCGCAAGTTGATCGCGGATGGCGCCGACATCATCGACGTCGGCGGTGAATCGGGCGTGACGAACAAGCCGGCCGTGGATGCCGTCGAGGAGATCGCCCGCGTCGCGCCAGTGATCGAAGCCATCTCGGCGTTGCCCGGGTCCGTCGTGAGCGTTGACACCTACAAGCCAGCCGTGGCGCGAGCAGCGATTGCCGCGGGTGCGCGGATCGTCAACGACGTCAGTGGCCTGGCCGACGACGACCTTGCGGCCGCCGCCGCTGAGGGCGACGCCGCGATTGTTCTGATGCACACACGCGCGAAGCCGAAAGAAAAGCGGTTTCCGGACTACGACGACGTCGTTGCCGACATCAACGAATTCCTCGCCGATGCAATTTCCCGTGCGGTCGCGCAGGGTGTCCCGGTCGATCGCGTGATCGTCGATCCCGGGCCTGACTTTGCGAAAACGCCCGCGCAGACCATTGCCTCGTTGCGCGCGCTGGAGACCTTGGCTGAACTCGGTCGCCCAATCCTGCTGGCCGCTGGGCGCAAAGATTTCATCGGCGCTCTGACCGATCGCGGACCGCGCGAGCGCGAGGCCGGTACGCTCGCCGCTCTCGCCGCTGGCGTCGATCACGGAATCGCCGTCGCGCGCCTTCACGACGTGGCTGCCGCTACCGACTTTCTGACCGTCCGCGCCGCGCTCAGCGGAGAATTGGCCGTCGACGATGACCTCGCGCTCGACGAGAGCAAACGCAGGGTGGAACTGGTCGCAGAGGCGTGATCGCTGCAGTCGTTTAGGATTCCGCCCCAATGAGCGCCGTTCTCGACATTGACAACTTGCTTGAAAGCCCACTGGCCGACCTGCACGCCCTTGCCGGCGAGCTCGACATCGAGGGCTATCGGCTCCTGACAAAGCCTGACCTCACGGTCGCGATCCTTGAGACGCGCGGTGCGATCGGCGACGAAATCCGTCCCGTGGTCGAGGCCAAGTCGCATGAACTTGCTGTGATCAAAGCTGAGCGCGAGCGCGAGCTCGCAGCCAAGGAAGAAGCCGAAGATGCCGCCCGCGACGCGGCTGAAGCCGAGCGCGCCGAGAAGTCACGCAACGCGAGTGGCGATCGCGGCGAGCGCGGCGGCCGTAACCGTCGCGGCGGTCGTGTGGTTGAGCGCTCACGCCAGGCTCAGGGCGAGGGCCGCACGCCGCGCGAACGCGGCGGTCAGAAGTACGAGAAGGCCGCGCCAGAGAAGTCCGGCACAAAGGTCGCTGCCAAGCCACGCGAGAACGAGCCGACCACGCCGCTCAGCGGAGTATTTGAACCCGGTTCGGGCGGTGGCGGAAGGCTGCGCACTGACCTCACCCGTCGCGTCCGCGGCGATGCCGACGTGCCGCGCGGAGAAGTCCGCCGCTGGAACCTGCAGCGCGGTGACCTTCTGGTCGGCCAGGTCAAAAAGGCTCGCCGCGGTCGCACAGATTTTGTGGTCGCATCGCTTGAAAGCGTCAATGGACTCGATCAGGCAGCTCGAAAGCAGCCGGGTCAGCCCTTCGACAAGCGCGAGGCGGCACCAATCGCCGGTCAGTACGCGAAGCGGACCTTCAAGCACGCACCCGTCGGTGCGGGCTCACGTCTTGTCGTGACCGGCCCGACTCGCGCCGCGGCTTCGGACATGCTCAAGAAGCTCGCAGAGGAACTGGCGGGCGGCGGAGTGGTCACGACGCTGGTGATCGTCTCAGCGAGGCCCGAGCAGACCGAAACGATCACCGGCGCTGAAGTCATCGCGGGAGATGCCACAAAGGCTCCCGAGGATGTGCTGCCCGCACTCGAGCTCGCGCTTGAGCGCGACAAGCGCCTCGCCGAGTCGGGCCGCGAGACCGCGCTCCTGGTCGACGGCCTCGACCTGCTCCCGCAGGAGAAGTCATCGGAGATCTTCAACTCCGCGCGCAACCTCGCGCAAGGCGGTTCGCTCACCGTCGCCGCAGCCGGCGGAGCGGGATCACCGCTCGAAGCGCTCGCGACCTCGATCGGCGTAGTATCCGGCGGCCGCAAGCTCAAGCTGGATAAGAAATCCAGCTGGACTTCGCGCTAGCCCTCCGCCTCTCGCGCGTCCACTCCAACTTCGCTGGCCATCCCCCGGCTGGATCTGCTGCGCACAATGGTGCGCAGTGGGTTGCCTCTTGAGCAAGCCGTTTTTCGCCGCGATTCCGTATTGCACACCCAAGGTGCGCAATTGTGTGGGGGTAGGGCTTACTGGTGGTACGCGACCTGGCGCCATGAGGGGCCGGTTGCGAGGATGATTGGCTCGTAGTCGCGGTCGGGCTGCGCGTAGAGGAACTCTGCGCTGTCCTCGTCGAAGATGATGTCGAGTTCGCCCTCGATCACGCGCTGGTCGAGCCACGCGCCGCGGAAGACCAGGCGGCGCAGCCAGTGCACCAGCGAGCCCTCGTCGTTGCCGCTCAGCTCACACCAGCATTCGTTGATGTGCAGTCCAAGGGCAGAGATTGCGTCATCGACCTCGCCGTTCACGACAAGATTTACGAGGTCTTCGGATTCCTCGAAGGCGAGACGGCGCTCGATGAAGCCGAGCTTCATCGCGGCCTGTTCAACGCGTTCGCAGAAGTCGCGTTCATTGAAGGTGAAGCGGAGCTCTCCGTACTCAAGGACATAGTCCGAGCCGGAGTCGTAGTTTTGTCGGCGGTAGGGATCCATCATCGGGAGCGATTGAAGGGGCGCAAGGTGCGTCCCGACGTCGGGAGATTACGGCTGAATCCTTCTCGCCCACCAACGGTGCAAATGACCTTGCACTCGCGCAGAAGGGCGAAAAGCCAAGATCACCCATTTGAGGGAGTGAAGAAATACCGGTCATTCCCTTAACCAGTCATGGGAATTATCGCCGAGCAGTGGCTGATCAACGAGCGCGTGCACCTGTCCGTGCAGCGCGCAACCGGAGTCCGCAGATTGACGGGGCAGATCGGTAGAGCCGAGCTTGGCGACGCCGCCGCTTTGCGTCTGACGCGCTGCCGTTCAGTTCACGGGATCGGAATGCGCATCGACCTCGACGTCGCCTTCGTCAGCGCAGACGCCGTGATCACTTCGGTGCACCGGCTCGCACCCGGGCGGCTCGCCGCTGACCGCCGAGCCGTGGAGGCTTTCGAGCTACGTGCAGGCGAACTCTCCCGACTCGGCGCCGTTCCCGGAGCCCAACTCATACAACTGACCAAAGGATCGAAATGAACAGCACCGCAGCACTCTCAACAGCCAGCGGTCCGCCGCGACTACTGGTGATCGACGATGATGACGCCGTGCGCCTCAGGCTCGTCGAGGCGTTCACGCTCGACGGGTATCTCGCGGATGGTGCCGAAAACCTCGAGACGGCCAGGCAGCACTTGAGGTCCGGCGAATGCAGTCTCGTCCTGCTCGACGTCAATCTCCCAGACGGAGCGGGCTATGAACTGCTGCGTGAGTTGCGTTCGGGCAAACTGCGTCCGGCCGAGCGTTCGCTTGCCCAGCTGCCGGTCGTGATGGTCAGCGGCCGGGCGGCAGAGTTCGATCGCATCCGCGGGTTCGAGTTCGGCTGCGACGACTACGTGACCAAGCCGTACTCCTTCGGCGAACTGCGTGGCCGCGTTGCGGCAGTGCTCCGGCGCGGCGCGCCGTCGGCCGGCGAGGATCCACTGGACCTTGGCGAGCTGCAGATCGATCCGCGCTCGCGCGAAGTGATGCTCGCCGGGCGTCGCATCGTTCTGACGAGCAAGGAGTACTCGCTGCTCCTCACGCTGGCCGGCGAGCCCGAGCGTGTCTTCGAGCGCGAGCGGCTGCTGCGGAGCATCTGGGGATACTCCGGCGCTGGTTCGACGCGCACGCTCGATGCACACGCATGCCGGCTGAGGGCGAAGCTCAGCGGAGGGGATCGAAACTACGTCTGCAACACGTGGGGCGTCGGCTATCGCTTGTTCTCGCCTGAGTCCGAAGCGGGGACCTGATGTTCACCTTACTGATGGTCTGCTGGTTGGTCGGCTCGATGCTGATGCTGAGCTTGGTTGCGCTGGCGCGCAGACGACGTGGCGCGCTCGCGCGGGAATTGCACGAACTGCGTGGAGCGCTCACCGCCGCCAGGCTTGCAATCGACCTGATGCCGGTGCTGAACCTCGACCGGCCCGGCGTGTGCCAGGCCGCGTCGGACGAACTCGAGCGCTCCTACGGCACGCTCGGGGACTTCGAACGCCTGCTCCATTCACGCCTTGTCGCGCCGACGCTGTCGCGGTCTCAGATCGCGAACGCGGCATCTACCCGGCGCGCTCGTCGCTCGCGCATAGATGCGCGTGTCGAGCTCGAACGGCTCGCGCTGATCTGGGGCGAGGCCGCTCGTCGCAGCGGCCGCGAGTTCGACTTCGAATGGGAGGGACCCGAAGAGGGGGTCTACGCCAATGGTCCACAGCGTTCTTTCGTCGAAGTCGTCGCCAATCTGATGGCGAATGCGATCCGGCACGGGGAAGGCCGGATCGAGCTTCGAGTTCGAGTGCGAAGCAACTCGCTGCGAATCGAGGTCTCGGACGAGGGCCCCGGGTTGCCCGGACCACTGGCGGGTGTCGCGCGTCGCTCTTCAGCAGGGCCTCACGGCCATGGGCTTGCGATCGCGCGGGAGTCCGCGAGGCGTCTCGGTGGGACCCTCGCAAGCGCGCCATCGGTAGGCGGCGCCAAGGTCATCTTCACCGTGCCGGCGCTGCATGACCAGTCCGAGGCGGCGGACCCACTCGGCCTCGAACTGTTCGATCGCGGATCGGTCACAGAGTGAGTCGCGCTGCTCGCTTCGCAGTGGCGGCCCTGGTCTGCGCGCTGCTCGCCGGGTGGTTGACGCTTGAATACACCGGTCGCGCCGTTCAACAGAGCGGTCCAATGCGGTCGGTACTCGTTGCAGCAGCGCCATTGGAGCGTGGCGCCGAGCTGGGAGAAGGCGCGCAGCTGGTTCTCCGCGCAGTCCCGGACCGGTTCGCACCACCGGATGCGGTGAGCGATCCCGCCGATGCGCTGGGGGAGCGGCTGGAGACGGCGATTCCGGCTGGCGCATTCGTGACGCGTTCGATCCTCGGCGGGGCGGCCGAATCGACCGGTCGTTTCAAGCTGCGCCGGACGGAGCGCGCGATAACCGTGGAGGCAGTCATTTCGCCGGGCGGGGAGACGCTCTCGGCTGGCGATCGGGTCGATCTGCTGGCCAGTGGATTCGGCGGCGATCAGAGCACTGTGTCACTGATTTCCGGGGCTGAAGTGCTCGACGTCGCCGAGGGTTCGGCCGAGGGCCGCGCTCGGCCGACGCTGAGGCTTGCCAGCGACCAGGTGGTTGCGGTAGTTCGCGCTGATGTGTTTGCACGCGAACTGCGTGCCGTCTTGCGCCCGTAACGAAGGTTGATGCTGGATTTCATCGTCCAGCCGTCGGCTAAAAGGCTTCGGAATGGGTGACCGGTACGCGACCACGAGCGCTCTCGCGCTCGCAGCGGCGCTTCTACTCGTGCTCGCGTTGTGCGCGACCCAGGCGGCTGCCGAGGCGAAGAAGCTGCCGAAGATCACCAAAGTCACGCCGAAAGCGAGCGCGGAAGCAAGCGACGCTGCGCGCGATCACCAAATACGGCGCCGCAAAAGAGTGGACGGCCACCTCGATTTCACCGACGATCGGCGAAGGCGCCGACCCGCACGTGGCCACCGACGGGTACGACGAGTTTGTACCGAGCATCTACCCGGTCAGCCCATCTGCCAGACGGGCCGCGACTGGAACCCGTTCCCTACCGAGTAGAAAAAGACTTTCCCGAGAGGGGGTAAACAATTCCCGCTGAACCCTTAACAGTATGTGGGTTCAATCTCTCATCAGGACTCAGAGCTCGATCGATTCGCAGGTGAGCTGCGCGATCGAGCGATCGCCGACGCCCGGTCGCGCAGGATTGCGATGCGGGGCGACGGCGATTCAGTACGCGCCCATGTTCAAGGACTTGTCGATCGCGAGGCTCCGGCATTGTCGGCGCGGCTGCGCCAGGAACTTGTCGATCGTGTTGTAACTGCCTCAATCGGATATGGCCCGCTCGAGGAACTGCTCGCGGACAGCTCTATCGACGAGATCATGGTCAACGGCCATCAACGTGTCTGGGTCGAGCGCGGAGGAGTGGTCGAGCCGACCGACGTCAGGTTTGAGTCGGCAGTCGAGCTCGAGGATCTGATCGAGCGGATGATCGCTCCGCTCGGAAGGCGGGTGGATGAAGCGTCACCGATCTGCGATGCCCGGCTTCCCGACGGCTCGCGCGTCAATGTCGTGATCCCGCCGCTGGCGTTGGGCGGGCCGGCGCTCACGATCCGCCGCTTCCGTCATTCACACTTTGGCCCGGAGGCGCTGGTTGAAAACGGAACGCTCTCACGCCGCGCCCACGATTTCCTCGCGCTCGGCGTCGAACGGCGGCTTTCGCTGCTGGTGAGCGGCGGCACCGGATCGGGAAAGACGACGACCCTGAACGCGCTCTCTGCATTCGTGCCCGAGAGCGAACGAATCGTGACGATCGAGGACGCTGCTGAACTGCGGCTTCGCCAGGGCCATGTAGTTCGGCTGGAGGCGCGGCCGGCAAACCTCGAGGGGCGCGGCGAGGTGACGATCCGTGCACTCGTGCGCACGGCATTGCGAATGAGGCCCGATCGCATCGTCGTCGGTGAGGTGCGCGGGGGAGAGGCGCTCGACATGCTTTCGGCGATGACCACCGGCCACGACGGTTCGCTCACCACGGTGCACGCGAACTCTCCAGCCGGGGCGCTCGATCGTGTGCAGACTCTGGCGTTGATGGCCGGTGTGGATGTCCCGCACGAGGCAGTTCGGCGGATGGCTGCCTCGGCGATAGACCTCGTGGTTCATCAGGCACGGGTCGCCGGGGGCCGCCGGCGCGTGGCGGCAATCTCGGAGGTCGCGCTCGGGGAAGGCGGCGAGCTGGATGTTCATCCGCTGATGGCGATTGACCGCGCAGGCGAAGAAGTCTGGAGTGAGCCGCGCGCGTCGCGAGTCGCAGAAGTTGTCGAGGCGCTCGTGTGTTGAGCCTGCGAATTGCCGCCGTCGTTTTCGCGGCTCTTGCGGCTGCCTGCGCGTGTTACGGCCTCGCCGCCCTACATCCTCGACGAGGCGGTTTCTCCCATCTGGGCAGTCGCGCTCAACGCTTCCAACTGATCCTGCGCCTGCTTTTCGACGAAGGCCGGATCGATGATTCGTTCGGAGGAAAGACGCAGTTCGCTGCGTCGATGGCGGTCGGCGCGATCGCAGGCTTTGTGGCTCTGGGGTTGATCGGTATTCCGTTTGG
This is a stretch of genomic DNA from Solirubrobacterales bacterium. It encodes these proteins:
- a CDS encoding response regulator transcription factor translates to MNSTAALSTASGPPRLLVIDDDDAVRLRLVEAFTLDGYLADGAENLETARQHLRSGECSLVLLDVNLPDGAGYELLRELRSGKLRPAERSLAQLPVVMVSGRAAEFDRIRGFEFGCDDYVTKPYSFGELRGRVAAVLRRGAPSAGEDPLDLGELQIDPRSREVMLAGRRIVLTSKEYSLLLTLAGEPERVFERERLLRSIWGYSGAGSTRTLDAHACRLRAKLSGGDRNYVCNTWGVGYRLFSPESEAGT
- a CDS encoding CpaF family protein; protein product: MRGDGDSVRAHVQGLVDREAPALSARLRQELVDRVVTASIGYGPLEELLADSSIDEIMVNGHQRVWVERGGVVEPTDVRFESAVELEDLIERMIAPLGRRVDEASPICDARLPDGSRVNVVIPPLALGGPALTIRRFRHSHFGPEALVENGTLSRRAHDFLALGVERRLSLLVSGGTGSGKTTTLNALSAFVPESERIVTIEDAAELRLRQGHVVRLEARPANLEGRGEVTIRALVRTALRMRPDRIVVGEVRGGEALDMLSAMTTGHDGSLTTVHANSPAGALDRVQTLALMAGVDVPHEAVRRMAASAIDLVVHQARVAGGRRRVAAISEVALGEGGELDVHPLMAIDRAGEEVWSEPRASRVAEVVEALVC